From Epinephelus lanceolatus isolate andai-2023 chromosome 12, ASM4190304v1, whole genome shotgun sequence, the proteins below share one genomic window:
- the LOC117272325 gene encoding segment polarity protein dishevelled homolog DVL-3-like — translation MGETKIIYHLDDQETPYLVKLSVPADKVTLADFKNVLKKPNYKFFFKSMDDDFGVVKEEISDDNAKLPCFNGRVVSWLVSGDGAHTDAGSVADSIEPTPPLERTGGIGDSRPPSYHGKAASGRDSLDNDTETGSMVSQRRERERPRRKHGNDHSGRQNGYSSRSMGRGGPEYDSCSSFMSSELESTSCFDSEDDDATSRFSSSTEQSSSRLMRRHRRRRRKPKASNMDRSSSFSSITDSTMSLNIITVTLNMEKYNFLGISIVGQSNERGDGGIYIGSIMKGGAVAADGRIEPGDMLLQVNDINFENMSNDDAVRVLRDIVHKPGPITLTVAKCWDPNPRSCFALPRSEPIRPIDPAAWVSHTAAMTGVYPAYGMSPSMSTVTSTSSSISSSIPETERFDDFHLSIHSDMATVAKAMACPESGLEVRDRMWLKITIANAFIGSDVVDWLFHHVEGFSDRREARKYASNLLKAGYIRHTVNKITFSEQCYYVFGDLCGNMTHLSLHDHDGSSGGASDQDTLPPLPHPGAAPWPMTMPYQFPIPHPYDLQQPFHGGPGAGSAGSQHSGSSGSNCSKNEGRKSGGSGSETEIRSHRAPSERSVAPPSERSVRSSVSHRSANSHSIAYGPGLVYGPPGLPPQPPHLSTAAPGAPPGRELASVPPELTASRQSLRMAVGNAGEFFVDVM, via the exons ATGGGGGAAACCAAGATTATCTACCACCTCGACGACCAGGAGACACCGTATCTGGTGAAGCTGTCGGTGCCGGCGGACAAAGTCACTCTGGCAGACTTCAAAAATGTCCTCAAGAAGCCAAATTACAAATTCTTCTTCAAATCTATGGACGATGACTTCGG GGTGGTAAAGGAGGAAATATCTGATGACAACGCTAAACTGCCCTGTTTTAACGGACGCGTGGTGTCATGG TTGGTCTCTGGAGACGGGGCCCACACAGATGCAGGCTCAGTGGCAGACAGCATAGAGCCGACACCCCCTTTGGAGCGGACCGGGGGCATCGGAGACTCAAGACCACCCTCTTATCA TGGGAAAGCAGCAAGTGGTCGAGACAGTCTGGACAATGACACTGAGACCGGCTCCATGGTGTCGCAacggagagagagggagaggccaCGACGGAAACACGGCAACGACCACA GCGGAAGACAGAACGGATACTCGTCGCGTTCAATGGGACGCGGGGGCCCCGAGTACGACAGCTGCTCGTCCTTCATGAGCAGCGAGCTGGAGTCTACTTCCTGTTTCGATTCAGAGGATGATGATGCAACCAGCAG ATTTAGCAGCTCCACTGAGCAGAGCTCCTCTCGTCTAATGAGACGACACCGTCGTCGCCGAAGGAAACCCAAGGCATCTAATATGGACAGG TCCTCGTCATTCAGCAGCATCACAGACTCCACCATGTCTCTGAACATCATCACTGTCACTCTCAACATGG AGAAGTACAACTTCTTGGGCATCAGTATTGTGGGTCAGAGCAACGAGAGAGGAGACGGAGGAATCTATATTGGCTCTATCATGAAGGGAGGCGCTGTAGCTGCAGACGGACGCATCGAGCCTGGGGACATgctgctgcag GTGAATGACATAAACTTTGAGAACATGAGCAATGACGATGCAGTTCGAGTACTGAGGGACATCGTGCACAAGCCGGG CCCCATTACTCTGACTGTGGCCAAGTGTTGGGACCCAAACCCTCGGAGCTGCTTTGCTCTGCCCAGGA GTGAGCCGATCAGGCCCATTGACCCAGCTGCGTGGGTGTCCCACACGGCGGCTATGACCGGGGTTTACCCTGCATATGGCATGAGCCCTTCCATGAGCACTGTTACCTCCACCAGCTCCTCCATCAGCAGCTCTATCCCAGAGACTGAAC GCTTCGATGACTTCCACCTCTCCATCCACAGCGACATGGCAACAGTCGCTAAGGCCATGGCGTGCCCAGAGTCGGGTCTGGAGGTGCGGGACAGGATGTGGCTCAAGATAACCATCGCCAACGCCTTTATCG GTTCTGATGTGGTGGACTGGCTCTTCCATCACGTGGAAGGGTTTTCAGATCGTAGAGAAGCCCGTAAATACGCCAGCAACCTGCTGAAGGCCGGGTACATCCGACACACCGTCAACAAGATCACCTTCTCTGAACAGTGCTACTACGTCTTCGGAGACCTCTGTGGCA ATATGACCCACCTGTCTCTCCATGATCATGATGGTTCCAGTGGGGGAGCCTCAGATCAGGACACTCTCCCCCCTCTGCCCCATCCCGGTGCGGCCCCCTGGCCAATGACTATGCCCTATCAGTTCCCCATTCCACATCCATACGACCTGCAGCAGCCCTTCCATGGTGGACCAGGCGCTGGCAGTGCAGGAAGCCAGCACAGTG GAAGCAGTGGCTCTAACTGCAGTAAGAATGAGGGGCGGAAGTCCGGTGGCAGTGGCAGCGAAACTGAGATCAGGAGCCACCGAGCTCCAAGCGAGCGCTCAGTGGCTCCCCCTAGTGAGCGAAGCGTCCGTAGCTCTGTCAGCCACCGCAGTGCCAACTCCCATTCAATAGCCTACGGCCCTGGCCTCGTCTACGGCCCCCCTGGCCTGCCCCCCCAGCCCCCACACCTGTCTACAGCTGCACCTGGTGCCCCACCAGGCAGAGAGCTCGCCTCCGTGCCCCCTGAGCTCACTGCCTCACGCCAGTCTCTGCGCATGGCGGTGGGAAATGCCGGAGAATTCTTTGTCGATGTGATGTAA